The following DNA comes from Thermodesulfobacteriota bacterium.
AGGTCGCTTAGATCGTCGGCAATCTTTATGGCCATGCCAAAAACAACCATTGACAAAAATAGCTTTTTTATACTTAGGTAATATTATATCTGGCTTCCCGGGCAAATCACTCCTATAAAGTCTAAACCTATATCCCATATTGTGGAGCAAAGAGCGAACTATTAACTCAGGTTTGGTGTTTTTGCCGCCTATACGCGACATAATTTGACTTCGTTTTTCTCGTAAGAAGACATCCATTGTTCATGTTTTTGCATTAGTGTCCGGTTAAAATTTTATAAAAGCTTCTAACTAATTAATATAATACGATTTAGTGACGATATCAAGAGGGATCGATTTGAAATCAGCTTATTAGGCCTGATATTCCTTTCGTAG
Coding sequences within:
- a CDS encoding very short patch repair endonuclease → MDVFLREKRSQIMSRIGGKNTKPELIVRSLLHNMGYRFRLYRSDLPGKPDIILPKYKKAIFVNGCFWHGHKDCRRSKRPATNKKFWHEKLDKNIERDKVNIRNLKKLGWDVLVVWTCEVNDIDQLKNKLLSFLKGKGK